One window of the Cryptomeria japonica chromosome 7, Sugi_1.0, whole genome shotgun sequence genome contains the following:
- the LOC131040367 gene encoding 18.1 kDa class I heat shock protein, producing the protein MAMVPFFTESSSLDKWDPNSLWDMMFEENPNTSSTVDHNNHEAIAKDAMAIANTHVDWFETLHAHIVKADLPGLCKNEIEVIIEDERILQISGRKKVEDDEYDQEGRKWHRAERRREGGFLRRLKLPAGVKADEVRANMENGVLCVTIPKREYEHPASSSPITIVQITE; encoded by the exons ATGGCGATGGTGCCTTTCTTCACAGAGAGCAGTTCTTTAGATAAGTGGGATCCAAACAGTTTGTGGGATATGATGTTCGAGGAAAACCCCAACACCAGTTCCACTGTGGACCATAACAATCATGAAGCAATTGCAAAGGACGCCATGGCCATTGCTAACACTCACGTAGACTGGTTTGAGACCCTCCATGCCCATATCGTCAAGGCAGATCTTCCTG GGCTATGCAAGAATGAGATTGAAGTTATTATAGAAGATGAACGCATATTGCAGATAAGTGGGAGGAAAAAAGTCGAAGATGATGAGTATGATCAAGAAGGAAGAAAATGGCACAGGGCAGAGCGAAGAAGGGAAGGTGGCTTTCTGCGAAGATTGAAATTGCCGGCTGGTGTGAAGGCAGATGAAGTGAGAGCAAATATGGAGAATGGCGTGCTTTGTGTCACAATCCCCAAACGAGAATATGAACATCCCGCTTCTTCTTCACCTATAACCATTGTCCAAATTACAGAATAG